The Novipirellula aureliae sequence TAACGCGCGATTGAGTGAGAAGAGTGCATCGGGCTACCATCGGTTCGGGCCATTTACCCGGCGGACCTTTGCCCGCTTATCGTGGGTTGGGTGCCAGAACGAACACAATGCAGAACGATTTCGCCGTTGTGGAACTGTAGCGAATCGAATCACGATTACAGGCTCGATCAAATTCGATGATGCGCCCACCTCTCGCGAAACAATGGAAGTGCGTTCAAGAAAAGAATGGGCAAATATCGATCCGTGGCATCGAATTTGGGTCGTCGGCAGCACACAGCCTGGTGAAGAGAAGATGGCCTTGGATGTCTATCAAACGCTCCGCCATGAGCATACCGAATTGCGATTGATCCTGGTTCCAAGGCACCCGGAGCGTTTCGATGCGGTCGCAAAACTGGTCGAGTCGTCTGGGTTGAATGTGCGGCGAAGAAGTGCGGCCAAAATAAGCCACGAAAAAGACTGGAATACCGACACGGTGATCCTCGTTGATACCATCGGTGAGCTGCGACATTGGTGGGGGGTTAGTCAGATCGCGACGGTTGGCGGCAGCTTTGCCGATCGCGGTGGCCAAAACATGCTCGAACCGGCTGGCTACGGCAGTGCGGTTTCGTTCGGTCCCGACACCCGAAATTTTAAAGAAATCGCCAATCAACTAGTCGTCAACGATGCCGCCGTCCGCGTCGCCGATCAAGCCGAACTCACCCAGTTCGTTCGCCGCTGTTTGACCAACATCCCAGCAGCAGAGGAACTCGGCATGAATGCTCAACGACTGATCCACAGCCATCAGGGAGCGTCCAGCAAGACGATCGAGGCGATTGCTGCGGAATTAGATCAAGGCGGCGAAACGAAAATCGAGCAAACGAAAAAATGTGCTTAGTGGTGGGCTGATGGAGACGTCGGGTTGTTTCTCAATCCTCTCGGGGCTTGCAATCGCCCGTAAAAGATTGCCTACATTTCCCTTGGTGACAATCGGTTGCCCAATCGGTTAAGATACCCTTCGAGGCTCCTATTCCTTTCACGGTCGTTTTAGCGGCCCCGTCCTGCTCGTCAGGGCGGTCATTCTTGCGAAAGCGGGTCATGCTTGGGCACCAATCGAATGCACTCTACGACACGATTTGAACCGAATCCGACGATAACGCTACATGGTTCCCCGCATGGAAAAACCGATACGGAATTGGTGCGCCGATACGATGATTTGCTGCAAAAGCGCAAAATAAGCTGGACCGGTCACCACCATTTGCTGCGACTTCTTGGTCGTGGTGGACAGGGTGAAGTCTATTTGACCGAGTATCGCGGCACGGATGGATTTACGGTTCCCGTCGCCATGAAAGTATTTTCACCCGAGCGATATCCCGACAGCCGATCTTATGACGAAGCGATGGCCCGTGTCGCCTCCATCGCTGCTCGCGTGGCTCTGATCCAGCACGATAATTTGCTCGATGTCCAGAACTTTTTCGAGCGGCATCGAATTCGAATCATGATGATGGAATGGGTCGATGGCTACGATTTGCGGCAACTCGTCTCCCCACAATGCTTGGAGTTGCTTGGGCATCATGTTAGCCAACGACGTTGGTCTTATATCAACGAAGTGATTCTAACCGAGGGACCGGTGCAGTCGCGATTCAAAGCGGGGGTCGCGGTCGCGATCGTCCGCGAATGCTTGGCGTCGCTTGCGGCACTGCATCGCGAGAACATTGTTCACGGTGACGTAAAACCATCGAACATTATGCTTAAACGATCCGGCCATACCAAGTTGATCGACATGGGATCGGCATTCGACTACACCGATCCACCTCGCGACTGCGAATGCACACCGATTTACGCGGCTCCCGAAGTCCTCGAAAACAATCAAGTGACTCCCCGAAGTGACCTCGCCAGTGTTGGCTACGTGTTAATTGAACTGCTTAGTGGGACCAGCCCGTTTGCGGGCAAAGAGAGTTTGCGGCAACTTTTGCAAGCCAAACGCGAATTGCCTTCACGATTGCATACGGTCTTACCCGAAGATGTTCTGCGTAACGAATTGCTGATGAATTTTTTGCTTGGCTTGATTGCCCCCGACCCCAACCGTCGTTTCCCCAGCGCCGAAGCGGCAGAGCATGTCGAACAAGGTGCTGCAGCTTTTCATCGTCAATTGATTCGCAGCGACATGGCGACGGAGTACGATAACGATATTCGAGTTTGGCTCGAGGAATTACGACAGCTGGAAAGTTTCGAAGCTTAGGAAGTCAAACGAGATGGATCAACAACACTTGGATGTAGCGATTGCGGCTGCTCGAGCCGCCGCGGTTGAATTGATGGCCCGGCGAGATGACCGCATTGTCCGCGAAAAAGCCCCCAAAGATTTGGTGACCGACGCGGACTTGGCTGCTCAGCAGGCCATTCGCTCGATCCTCTTCGACCGTTTTCCCGAGTATGCTTTTGTTGGTGAAGAAGAAGGCGAGAACGAACCACCCCAAGCGGTTCGCCGCGGTGAAGTCGATGCGCCACCTTGCTGGGTCGTCGATCCGCTTGATGGAACGGTCAACTACGTTCATCGACTACAAAACTTTGCCGTGTCGATTGGTTTGTACGTCGCAGGCAAGATGCGGCTTGGCGTCATCTTTGATCCCGTCTACGACGAGTTGTTTACGGCAATTGATGGCGGCGGAGCGATGGTCAATGGACGCTCGATGAGACCTAGCGGCTGCCGGAAAATTGATGAATCCCTCTATTCCTGCAGTTTCTCCGCAGGCGTTCAGGGGGATGCACCCGAGGTGCAAAGGTTCTTGCGGGTGCTCGAACATTGCCGTGCGCTACGTCGACTTGGGTCCTGCGCGCTCAATATGTGCTACGTCGCCGATGGCCGACTCGATGGGTACTGGGCCACTAGTGTCCAGCCTTGGGACGCTGCGGCAGGAATCGTGATTGCTCGTGAAGCGGGTGCCATCTTGTCTCAGTACGATGGCGCACCGCTCGACGATTGGAACCCAATGTTCTGCCTGAGTGCCTCCGAGGAACTGCAACACTCGATGCTTGAGTTGTTGAAGTAGTTGCCTTTTTTTTAACCGCGCGTACCAAGCAGTTCGCGTTAGTATCGCGAATCTTTGTATCGCGAATCACGCGGTCTGATGAGCACGCGGTTGACCAGTAAAACAACACTTCCAGCAGAACCTCCTTTTGCCGTTCCGTAGGGCCTTTTGGCATGAATTCCATGCACGGTCACCGCCAGGTTTCTGAAGGAATCGATTTTTCATCCACATCGAAAGCCGTCCGGTCTCACCCTGAAATCAAAGATTGATAGGCACTCGTGGTGTATCAAAGCCTCGTTTTCGAGTAGTGGACGAGGTAACGAGTCCCTTTGGATCGCTTCCAACGTCCAAACGGCTAAGGTTGCGAAGCGGGGGCGACTGATTTCTCAAACGGTTTTCCGAGCGGTCCTGCCAAAATCGAGGGTAATAGAACCAAGTCGCCCACCAACGCGGAAAGCAACAAGGCCACCATCAGGCATGAAAAGTGCAAGATCGGCACGAACGAACTGACCGTAAACACCAGCAAGCCGCCCGCACAAATGAACGTCGTGTGCATCATGGCACCGGCACAACGTTCAAATGCATCCTCCAGGGCACTGGATCTCGGTAAACCGTTGTGCAACCCTCGACGGAACCATGTGAGAAAGTGAACGGTGTCGTCAACCGCAATGCCCAAAGCGGCGCTGGCCGTCATCACAGATCCAATTTGAATCGGTACGTTGATCCACTCGAGTCCGCCGAAGACCACGACAGCAGGAAAAAGGTTAGGGATCATCGCCAAAGCCGCTGCGGTGAAACTGCGCAGAACAAATACCAAGACGACCCCGATCACAGCGAATGCGGCTAAGAAGCTTCGAAACAAATCTTGCAACAGTTGACGCTGAGCCTTGTAGATCAGCGGGATCACTCCTGTATACATTCCTCGTGCATTTTCCTTTGCCAATAAGGGGTCAATCCTATTTTTTAGCCGCTCGGCAAAACGCCCATAATCCAAATCGCCAATCGCCTCGGCGCGTACTGTGATCCGCCAAAGCTGCTCCGTTTCAGTCCGTGCAAAAAAGTGAGCCTCCATCAATCGCTTAAGCGTTACAGGGCTATTGATTATTTTTCGCTCCAAAATATCTCGAATGCTACTTCCGCTTGGCAATGCAGATGAAAGATTCACAGCTGACATCGTCACAACCTGTTCTTCGGATGATTGGATCTCGGCTTGTACTTTGGCGACAACGTTCAACTGTTCGGACAATTCTCGTGGATCATCCTTGTCGAAACGGACAAGCACTTCGAGTGGAACCATGGGGCCGATGTTCGATTCAAGCCACTGGTAATCCTGAATGGCATCGCTATCGGGTAGGAATCGATCTTGTAGTTTTACCGTCGATTTGACGTACGGTAGCCCCCAACCGAAAAACGCCATTGCGGTTAAGCATACGATTAAAATCGGCAGGTGTCGCGAATTGACAAAAGCGATATAGCGTGAAGAAGCATTCAAGTGAGCAACGGTGGTTTTGGGATTCGCTTTCGTTGCTTCGTCCGGGTTGATCTTGGGTGGAAACAAATGAAGGGCTGCAGGAAGCATCGTAAACAACACCGTCAAGCTGCTGAGCACTCCGGCGGCGGCATAGAGCCCGAACTCTTGGATCGGTTCGATTTTGCTCATCACCAACGAGATCAAACCAATTGCCGTCGTCGTCGCCGCTAAAACGCAAGGCATGAAGCCATGCGAAATCGCTTTTCTTAAGGGGTCGTTACATTTCGAGTCCAATACGGAATCGCGGTAATAGTTCGCGAGGTGAACCGCCGACGAAATACTGAGGACATAGATCAATGGCGGTAGCATTGTCATCAGCAAATTCATCTTGCTGCCGCTGAGATACAAAATGGCAAGTGCGACGGCGGTGCTGTAGCCCGCGACAACCAAGACGATCATGGCGACGCGCAGACTCTTCATGCGAAGACTCGCAATGACAAACGAGATCAATGCGGAAAAACCTGCGAGTTGAAAGAGCAATCGCCGGCTTTCCCTATCGATCGCGGCTGCGTCGACCGTCGGACCACCAAGCCGCAATTCGCTTCGGTCTAAATCGGTCTCCGATACCGTGACCTGTTCGATTTGCTCAACGGCAGCGACTCGGTCCGCTTGTCCGGCAGCAGACGTTGACAGAACCAGACAAGTCGTTTCGAGGTCGGGACCGACTAAGATACCACGCAGTCGACGAAGTGCGGATGACCGCGACATGCCGTTCGGGGATTCCGTCATCTCCGCCAATACACTTGGCCCACTTAGCACCGTATCGAATAACGGAGACGCTTCAAGCTTTGCAGACACCTCGCTGACACGCGAGTCGTCAATCGTGCAGCCTGGCCAGCTAACAACTGCAATTTCATCGCTGCCAAATTGCTCGCCAAACCAATCGTAGTCGTCGGTTTCCGCAAATGACTTGGGTAACCATTGACGCGGATCGTTCGAGGTGCTGCGCAATGCTGACACCGCAGCGAAAACAATGAATGGCGATGCAAGTGCCAAGAGAAACAGAGTGAGTTGGGCAATCCTTGTCCGTCGCACGTTCACGCAAAGCAACTCGGCAAAAATTCTTCAAGTAACTCAGCGAACTCGGCTGGCTTTTCCCAATTCGGGGCGTGACCACACTGGTCAATGAACTTTAACTGTGACCCTCGGATGAGACGCTGGAATTCTTCGCCAGTCGCCGGAGGAGTGATCTCGTCTTCGCTTCCCCAAATAATAATGGTCGGCAAATCGAGCGACGCTAGCTCACGCTCGACACTACGGTCACGTGTCGCCCTCGATACCCGAAGCAGAAACCTTACATAGTCGCGATCCATCACCGCAGAGTGCCAATGGTCAATCAATGCCTCCGAAACCAAGCTGTGATCGTATAAGATGCCTGTCACCGTTTTTTTTACAAATTCGCGAGTTGGACGCGAACGCAAACCGCGAATGGGGCTGCGTTCAAACAACCCAGCACTACCAGCTAAAACCAAACCTTTTGCATGTCCAGGCTGGCGAAGACATAAATCGATCGCAATCAAGCCACCAAGCGAATTGCCGCACAGCACAAACTGGTCTAGCTCCAAGGTCTTAATCAAATCCTCGATCGTCTCGCTCAAGTCTGCAACGGTTTGCATCCCGTTAAGACGCCGACCCGGTTGCGGGTCAATGGGAAGCTGAGGTGCAATCACCCGGTAGTGGTCCGACAATCGGTCCATCACCTCCGCATAGTGCTCAGGCGTACCGAATAGACCGTGAAGAAACAAAACGGTGTTTGGCCCCGACCCCTGATCAACCAATCGATCAAGATCGACGGAGGGGCGAGAATCACGGTCGTTTTTAGGTTTAGAGCTGAAAATCACGGGCGAACTTTGAATAGAACTCAGTTGGACGAAAATCGCCCATCGAACACGGTCGGTCTAGAATCTTGTCTATGTATTAGCCCACCATTCTATCTACCGAGTCGTAGCCCGTCTAACACCCAAAGGGCAGAAAAATCCACTTTCACTCGCAAGTATCGCAAAAACCACCCATTCGGGCTATCGGTAATGCTATGGTTTTTGACAATGTTGATCGAGCCAATCAAAGAAGACGCGGCCCCAAACAACCCCATTTTGTGGGCTTAAAACCCAATGACCTTCGTCTGGGAAATACAGGAATCGGCTCTCGACGCCTTGCACCTGTGCCGCCGTGAACGCTTCCATGCCCTGAGTGACTGGGACGCGAAAATCTTTCTCGCCATGAATGACCAGGAGCGGCGTTTTCCAATTCCCTGCAAATTTGTGGGGTGAAAACCGCTCGTAATCAGCAGCAACTTGCTCACTCTTCCAATACGGGCCACCTAAATCGTGATTCACAAAGAACAGTTCTTCGGTCGATCCGTACATCGATTCCAAGTTGAAGACACCGCAATGAGCGATCATCGAACAGAAGCGATTTGCACTATTACCCATCAACCAATAAACCGTGTATCCCCCGAAACTGGCCCCGATCGCCGCGACGCGACTCGGGTCAATCTTCGGATCGGCGATCATCGCATCGGTCGACGCCAAGATATCCTGCATCGCCTGCCCGCCCCAGTCTCCGCTAATTTGGTCGTTCCACTCTTGCCCAAATCCTGGCATCCCGCGGCGGTTGACCGCTAACACGACGTACCCCTTGGCAGCCATCATGTGAAAGTTCCAACGGTAAGAGAACCATTGACCGATCTGTCCCTGCGGCCCCCCTTGGCAATACGTCAGCATCGGCCATTGCTTTGCTGGCTCCGACTTTGAATCCGATTCCCCTCGATAGCCTGGTGGCAAGATGACCCAGTTGTGAATCTGCTTTCCATCGGTGGCGGTGAAGAACCGTTCTTCAATCGTCGGCAATTCCAGTTTTGCAAAGATCGTTCCATTCACATCGGTAATCGTTGTGACCTGCTTGGATGTTGGTTCGATGATTCCTAACTCGGTCGGACGTAGCATATTTTCTTGCGCTACAATCACTCGCTCCGATGCAGCGTCTTGCTCGGAACCGCCCGTCGTTCCGATAACCTTAAAGTTGAACCGACCACTTGAAACCGGAGTCAATTGCCGATTGGTTAGGTCGATCGAGAAGACTTGGTGCGTGCCATGCGTTTCACTGTCAAAATAAACTCGCTTGGAATCGGCACTCCATGTCGCGCGGTGCGTGGTTTGGTCGATCCCTTTGGTTAACTCCTCCATCTCGCCACTGTTGCGATCGTAAAGCATGATACGATTCCGGTCCGCTTCGAAGCCGGCCCGCTCCATCGAATGGAAAGCGATAAACCGTCCGTCGGGTGAATAGGCCGGGTCCATATCGTAGCCCGCCATCCCAGGTGTGATGTTTCGGAGCGTCCCGCCATTCGTATCGACCAGAAAAATACTGCTGTCGGTACTTTCCGCTGGATTGTTCACAAGCTTAATTGTCAAAGCGACCTGTTTGCCATCGGGCGAAAAAGTGAACTGCTCGCGGCCGCCGAACGGAGGTAGCGGACAATCCGCCTTTAGCGATGGCATCAAATCAATCGGCTCGGATGCATTGCCCGAATCGTCGATCATCACCGTATGCAGATGGCTGTAGGCGTAATCATGCCAAGCGTTCCAGTGCCGAAACATTAAGGAATCGATAATCCGAGCATCCGCTTTCGGCAGATCTTCAAATATCTCCGTCACCTTTTTATCCATTTTGACGTCGACGGTAAAAGCGATGGCATCGCCGCTCGGCGAAGACTTCAAATTCGCGACCCCATTTTCAACCGATGTCAATTGCTTCGGCTCACCACCACTCGGATCGAGCATCCAAACTTGAGGCTTCGGTTTTTCGTCCTTCCCCTCCTCGGATTCGCCCGCTTTGGATTCGCTACCCTCAGCTTTCTCCGCCTCTTTCCCAGGTGCAATGTAAACCAGCTTGGCACCCGTCGTGTGATCAAGCCAAGCGAGTGACCCGAGTCCCTTGATGTCTTTTAGTAGCGTCTTGGCTTTCGCGGTTTGGAGCGGTGTGTCGAACGCGGTGGCTACCTTTCCGTCTGGCTTTGGCGGCGTTTGGGGAAGCGGTTGCAGCAACAAACTAACCGTGCCTTCGTTTTCCGCTAAATCGTATCGGGTCACCAAGTAGGCAATCGATTTCCCATCGGGCGAAACGGCGGCATCGCCGATCCGAGCTAAATCCCA is a genomic window containing:
- a CDS encoding efflux RND transporter permease subunit, with product MALASPFIVFAAVSALRSTSNDPRQWLPKSFAETDDYDWFGEQFGSDEIAVVSWPGCTIDDSRVSEVSAKLEASPLFDTVLSGPSVLAEMTESPNGMSRSSALRRLRGILVGPDLETTCLVLSTSAAGQADRVAAVEQIEQVTVSETDLDRSELRLGGPTVDAAAIDRESRRLLFQLAGFSALISFVIASLRMKSLRVAMIVLVVAGYSTAVALAILYLSGSKMNLLMTMLPPLIYVLSISSAVHLANYYRDSVLDSKCNDPLRKAISHGFMPCVLAATTTAIGLISLVMSKIEPIQEFGLYAAAGVLSSLTVLFTMLPAALHLFPPKINPDEATKANPKTTVAHLNASSRYIAFVNSRHLPILIVCLTAMAFFGWGLPYVKSTVKLQDRFLPDSDAIQDYQWLESNIGPMVPLEVLVRFDKDDPRELSEQLNVVAKVQAEIQSSEEQVVTMSAVNLSSALPSGSSIRDILERKIINSPVTLKRLMEAHFFARTETEQLWRITVRAEAIGDLDYGRFAERLKNRIDPLLAKENARGMYTGVIPLIYKAQRQLLQDLFRSFLAAFAVIGVVLVFVLRSFTAAALAMIPNLFPAVVVFGGLEWINVPIQIGSVMTASAALGIAVDDTVHFLTWFRRGLHNGLPRSSALEDAFERCAGAMMHTTFICAGGLLVFTVSSFVPILHFSCLMVALLLSALVGDLVLLPSILAGPLGKPFEKSVAPASQP
- a CDS encoding inositol monophosphatase family protein; this encodes MDQQHLDVAIAAARAAAVELMARRDDRIVREKAPKDLVTDADLAAQQAIRSILFDRFPEYAFVGEEEGENEPPQAVRRGEVDAPPCWVVDPLDGTVNYVHRLQNFAVSIGLYVAGKMRLGVIFDPVYDELFTAIDGGGAMVNGRSMRPSGCRKIDESLYSCSFSAGVQGDAPEVQRFLRVLEHCRALRRLGSCALNMCYVADGRLDGYWATSVQPWDAAAGIVIAREAGAILSQYDGAPLDDWNPMFCLSASEELQHSMLELLK
- a CDS encoding serine/threonine-protein kinase, with the translated sequence MHSTTRFEPNPTITLHGSPHGKTDTELVRRYDDLLQKRKISWTGHHHLLRLLGRGGQGEVYLTEYRGTDGFTVPVAMKVFSPERYPDSRSYDEAMARVASIAARVALIQHDNLLDVQNFFERHRIRIMMMEWVDGYDLRQLVSPQCLELLGHHVSQRRWSYINEVILTEGPVQSRFKAGVAVAIVRECLASLAALHRENIVHGDVKPSNIMLKRSGHTKLIDMGSAFDYTDPPRDCECTPIYAAPEVLENNQVTPRSDLASVGYVLIELLSGTSPFAGKESLRQLLQAKRELPSRLHTVLPEDVLRNELLMNFLLGLIAPDPNRRFPSAEAAEHVEQGAAAFHRQLIRSDMATEYDNDIRVWLEELRQLESFEA
- a CDS encoding 3-deoxy-D-manno-octulosonic acid transferase — translated: MFANLIYLFALLLVSPLVAYRMIRYGRYRRGSREKLFGLSKNAALSLSNGKRCVWLHAVSVGEVNLAKGIVGRLRSRYPDDTIVISSSTDTGYDLAIQHFGADKVFFCPLDFSWAVSRTIQNLNPKLLLLAELELWPNLIRIAKNHDCPVMVFNARLSEKSASGYHRFGPFTRRTFARLSWVGCQNEHNAERFRRCGTVANRITITGSIKFDDAPTSRETMEVRSRKEWANIDPWHRIWVVGSTQPGEEKMALDVYQTLRHEHTELRLILVPRHPERFDAVAKLVESSGLNVRRRSAAKISHEKDWNTDTVILVDTIGELRHWWGVSQIATVGGSFADRGGQNMLEPAGYGSAVSFGPDTRNFKEIANQLVVNDAAVRVADQAELTQFVRRCLTNIPAAEELGMNAQRLIHSHQGASSKTIEAIAAELDQGGETKIEQTKKCA
- a CDS encoding alpha/beta fold hydrolase — its product is MIFSSKPKNDRDSRPSVDLDRLVDQGSGPNTVLFLHGLFGTPEHYAEVMDRLSDHYRVIAPQLPIDPQPGRRLNGMQTVADLSETIEDLIKTLELDQFVLCGNSLGGLIAIDLCLRQPGHAKGLVLAGSAGLFERSPIRGLRSRPTREFVKKTVTGILYDHSLVSEALIDHWHSAVMDRDYVRFLLRVSRATRDRSVERELASLDLPTIIIWGSEDEITPPATGEEFQRLIRGSQLKFIDQCGHAPNWEKPAEFAELLEEFLPSCFA
- a CDS encoding S9 family peptidase; the protein is MRAFPILLSILVVMTNARAETLTPERLWDLARIGDAAVSPDGKSIAYLVTRYDLAENEGTVSLLLQPLPQTPPKPDGKVATAFDTPLQTAKAKTLLKDIKGLGSLAWLDHTTGAKLVYIAPGKEAEKAEGSESKAGESEEGKDEKPKPQVWMLDPSGGEPKQLTSVENGVANLKSSPSGDAIAFTVDVKMDKKVTEIFEDLPKADARIIDSLMFRHWNAWHDYAYSHLHTVMIDDSGNASEPIDLMPSLKADCPLPPFGGREQFTFSPDGKQVALTIKLVNNPAESTDSSIFLVDTNGGTLRNITPGMAGYDMDPAYSPDGRFIAFHSMERAGFEADRNRIMLYDRNSGEMEELTKGIDQTTHRATWSADSKRVYFDSETHGTHQVFSIDLTNRQLTPVSSGRFNFKVIGTTGGSEQDAASERVIVAQENMLRPTELGIIEPTSKQVTTITDVNGTIFAKLELPTIEERFFTATDGKQIHNWVILPPGYRGESDSKSEPAKQWPMLTYCQGGPQGQIGQWFSYRWNFHMMAAKGYVVLAVNRRGMPGFGQEWNDQISGDWGGQAMQDILASTDAMIADPKIDPSRVAAIGASFGGYTVYWLMGNSANRFCSMIAHCGVFNLESMYGSTEELFFVNHDLGGPYWKSEQVAADYERFSPHKFAGNWKTPLLVIHGEKDFRVPVTQGMEAFTAAQVQGVESRFLYFPDEGHWVLSPQNGVVWGRVFFDWLDQHCQKP